The Hemicordylus capensis ecotype Gifberg chromosome 5, rHemCap1.1.pri, whole genome shotgun sequence nucleotide sequence GTATCTCAGGTAGCAGGTTTGGGAGGGAGTCCGGAGGAGGCCTTGTTGGAAGCTggtcgggagaggagagctgctcttgtggtcacaagcatgacgggtccccatagctaagcagggtcttccctggttgcatctgaatgggagacttgatgtgtgagcactggaagagattcccctcaggggatgaagccactctgggaagagcagaaggttccaagttccctccctggcagcatctccaaggtacgactgagagagattcctgcctgcagccttggagaagcccctgctgccagtctgtgaagacaatactgagctagatggaccaatggtctgactctgtatatggcagtttccggTGTTCCTAAGGGTGATGGAGAAAATTTACTCCCAGGGGGTTCTTTAGTAAGCAGGGGCCACACCGTCccatcagattcaaagctttattaagCATATTTACAGCATATTTACTACATGCTGGGCTGTCCATCACGAGGAAAGAAAGCCGCAATTATGGGTGGATATAGAGTATataagcagtgtcccctctaacagggattcccagatgttgttgactacaactctcagctgcaatagcctttgcttggggatgatgggagttgtagtcaacaacatctgggaatccgttagaggggtaaaggtaaagtgtgctgtcaagtcgatttcaactcctggcgctcaGAGAGCCCTgatgttttctttggtagaatacaggaggagtttaccattgcctcctcctgtgcagtatgagaaaatgcctttcagcattttcctatatcggtgctgcccaatatagcaccagctgagatttgaactggcaaccttctgcttgttagtcaagcatttccccactgtgacaCTTAAGGTGGCTTTGTTAGAGGGGAAACACTGTATATaattgggatgtgcatgaattgatttttttgtttcaatttgtacctgaatcaaaagaccgccgatttgttttgggtctgaatctgacacacacacacacacacacacacaagtgaatcaccccagattcaatttgtacccaaattttccaaatccaaatagattcggatCAAAAAAAGAGGGTCCtggggcaaaaggagtggggggggggtcatgcccAATGGGTAGAAACTACCGCCCaaatttcaaagtaattgggcaaaggggtgatttttaaagaatgtttgaagttggcatgtctttggggcagattcggggcagaaaggtggtttggggggcagaagtagattctctggtagcaaatgagaatggattcatggtttgtcactgaaaatgaaaagtcaggctgggctgacttcagcagaggggggtgggtggtaagggcggaggctagagtctgtgcccactcagagcctgtaggctgctacAGAACAGACACAATCGGCTGCTACTGCTGGACTACTGGGCTGAAGGCGATGGCTGGCTGAAGGCTTTGCTTGTTTAAAGTaaagttggggtgggtggtaagggaggaggctagaggcTGTGCCctctgcccactcagagcctgtaggccaTTTTCTCCGTAGTGCACTGTTTAGTGCACCAACAGCAGCTCTAAACAGTCCCAGGATCACCAGGATCTCCGTCATGCTGGAGGTTATTCTGGCCATACGGTTGCCAGTCCTTCTTCGGGTCTGTAGCCTTCTGGATGGGGGCAGGCCCCTTTCTGCAGTGGGATGCGTGAGTCCAGGTAGTCTTTCCTTCGCACTTGACCACTTTCCGGGCCGTTAACCACACCTGGAAGGACCTGCACACCTTGGGGCCAGACCATTTCCTGTGCTTGGATTTCCTCACCAGGACCCAGTCTCCAGGCTGCAAGCAACGGCAGGCCTTGGCACTCGGTTCAGTTCACACAGCAGCTTACTCTGTCTTGGTCCAGCTGGGCCAGGCTGTCCTGTCCTGCCTTTACCCTGGGTTCAATTCCCACCCTTGGCGGCCTTCCTATGAGTAAGGCCATGGTTCCTATTAGGAGTGTTTTTGCGAGGAAGGGGCATGTCGATGTCAGGCAGGGCATCTGGCCAGGGCAAGCCAGTATCCTTGACAGTCATAGCTGGCCTGGCTTTCAGGTCCAAGTGCCTTCTTTCCACGGAGGCTGAACTCTGAGGATGATAACATGGCGCAGGATTAGCAGACACACTGGGCCTCAATGCTGGTGAAGGGAGCACACCAAAATACAACCACCCCTTTGTTCATGTGGGGCCCCTGGTGGTGCCACATGAACCAAATGCTGAACTAGGGCACGTGGAGCCACAGCACGGCCATCAGGATGGTGCCAGGTGCCACCTGGGGCAGAAGTACAGCCAGTGTGCTCCCAGCGGGGGTGTTCCCCCAGGGAAATGGCCCGCTGTAGGGAGGTCCATTCAGAAGGAGAAGGGAGCTCCAGGAGCTGAGCAGCCAGTACTACTTGCAGACCTAGCGGGCCCTGGTATGCATGCCAGTTTCCTTTCGCAACGGGAGCATTAGAGAAAGTGTGAGCACGACAGTATCCAACAGCAAGTGCAGAAGGGAGCAGCGTGGCTTCCAGGAGTGCAGCGACTAGCTGTGCATGAGAGATGGGTGTACCTGAGGAGGCAATAAAACCCTGTTGCCTCCAAAGTACCCCAAACAAGTGGCAAACCCCCAAGGCATACCTTGAATACACTATGCTCTGGTTCCAAACTCGAGGGTACAGGTGCATGTCCAGCTCAGCTGGCTGTGCACTAGAAATAGGGCTGGCATATTCTAGCTCGCCAAATCCAAGTGCCTAAGCATTAAACAAGGTGCAACTTAAGCCATGGAATCTCCAGAAACTTCGTTCCTGTAAAGCACGTTCCAGTTTTAACAAGTGAGTTTAAAACAGAAAATAGGCACAAGCCAGCAAAGGTGAGGCACTACTAAATTTCATCCCAACGCTTTCAGTGAGGCTTAGTTGTGACTGAGCTGTGTCTGAACTTTGCCCAATTCTTTAAAAAGTGATCTGTTACTCTACTCTATATATGCTAATATTGTCTCGTGAATAGCAGATTACTTGCCAACTATACTAAAAAATCTAGGGTGAAGTTCCAAACAAGTACACTCCAATATGCAACATTGCTTAAAGAGCAGAAGCAATATTTCTTTAGGCAagtactcttaaaaaaaaatcagccacaGCATTACAAGATCTTAagatctgagttgcctggttaatgggAACTCTCTTGCAagctgctttatgaagagacaattattGTTGTTGCATACTCTTGTCTTTATCTTAAtctaataaacccttgttggtgaagtgtgctactcttcattttgggactGCCTTCGTCACACACCTTTgggggcctaggactgctcagtcCTTCTTGGGAGGGTTTCCATCCAGCTCTTTACTCACCCACCaccaggaatcttatatggagagactCGCTTGTCCCACATTAAAgcaaagtggatggtggcagcctactgtgactctcttgcagtcaaggattcaccccagtgaactccccccttctcctctggctctggtaggagtcatggcAGTGAGGAATTGCCCCCAAGGGCACGCAAGGAGGAAGGCTCCCCACAGACCATCATTGCTCTGGGCACAGAGATCACAAGCCCAGACGTGAAGCTGCCTCCTCTAACAACATGGAGGATTGGGGGCTGGGGTGCATTGTCTGACCCTCAgaaatcccatgatgcactgtacaaatgcatggtgcattgtgggtattccTCCGGCGTCAGGTGGGGGCCCTGCTGTcttccagccctggctgcaagctgcCAGTGCGATAAAAAAAGACGAtaaaaaaatggggctaaaggagCGCTCGtccccttaaccctgtttaagaggctggcctctttgtgCGATTTGCCTCCATGATCAGGCACAATCCTGGTGGCCTTTATGATccgccaagactgggcttggcttccttagcctggttttggccgatcataagaacagcctcagtggctgAGTCCAGACTTCCCAGGTTCACGCCCCAGTATCTCCACCGAAAAGGGACAATCCAGCACTGCTCAACGTCTTCTTTTTTCCAGAGTAGCACCAAGTAGGTCCAGCCATCTCCAGCAGTAAAGAGGGGAATGCTGTGTGGGTGAACATGTGGAAGAGCTTCTTATCCAGAAGAACCAATCAGCATTGGAAGAACTCTGGGAAACTCCTTTGTTGAGGCGTTGAGGCCAAGAGGGCCACCATCATTCAGGAACACTACACAGACCAGGGTGGACCAGGCTTGTGTCCCAGCTCTAGGTATACAAAGTTAACCACTCGAGTAATGGTTGTATAGTGAAGGCTGTGCACCTGCTGTGATTCTGCACAGCCACAAGTGTAGACTGTGGCCTTGACTCAAAGTCCAGTTTCCTAAGGACCTCAGCTACCCATTGAAAAAGTACCAAGCTTCCAGCCCAGGTAACCTGCAATttattggggctggggctggtgggagttgtagttcaacaacagctggagaaccaaggctccctatccctgctctagCCCTTCTTCTTGCAAAACTCTGGggttattctcacgatcaacaaaaatcgggcctGGCAAGCCAAGCCTCAGAAGCCAGAAGATGGGCTGGCTAAGATTTCCAGTGGTCAGAGAGTGTGGCTTAGAATTAGAAATGCTCTGCAAATGTGTCTAGTTTACACAATTCCCACAGGTCACAAAATTCTGCTTTTCGGAGTGCaggacctttatttatttttttaaaagcacacacagcCCTAAGGATGGGCGATCAGGATGGGAAACCAGGCCTCCTTGACCCCCAACCCACCCACTGAGACTGATTCTCCCTCCAGTAGATTCTTTCCCCACTCTTCAGGGACAACCCTTCTATGTGGCgcggtgaggcagtcacctcaggcagcaggtttTGGGGGTGCCAGTGACACAGGATGcccgcctgccccctccccccttaaacacaaaaaggggaggagggggaggagggtgtgCATGGGAAAGCGGCATTTGGCACTCTGCCTTGGgggcacagaggtcttgagcctCCACGAAGCAGTGAAAGGGAATCCTCAGGCACCCTGGCCTTGCCTCGGCCACCCGACCTTCCAAAACAGTTGTGAGGTAGCCACTTACCAAGGTGCAATCGAGCCAGAGAATCTGGGGGAAATCTGGAGGTGCTGCACCTTCCTCATCTCCCCAGGGAGTCCGGGGGGGGCGCCCTGTGTGCCCTGGTGAATCCACCCCCCTCCCACATGCCCAAAGCTGCCAACACCCCCTCCTGGGGAGATCCAAGCATTTCCAGGCGGACATTTCTTCTTGACTAGCCCATCCCTGCCGATGGGGCTGGCTCATTCGGCCACATCCACGATGAGCGGAGCCACGTAGTCGGAGTGGCGGATCCCGAAGGTCAAGCCACGGTGCTGGATGTactgcaggggagaggagagaagagcaggACCGACCGATGCAGACGGAGGTGAGAGAACAGGCAGCCCCAGTGAACAGAGCCTTTGGATGCGTCCCTGAAGAGAGCCATCGACCCAGCCAGCCAATCTGGGGGACACATCCTTGGCCTATTTCCACTCATACCTAACACACACCATACGCAAACtggccctcttctctgcagttctGACACCACTTTTTATCGCCTTTGCAAGGACAGAAATGGTTCTGAGCGAGCTCTCTCTGGGTGGGGCTGGACGTTCCACCCAGAACCACATGCTACCAATCCCACGTCTGCAGAGGTgacaggaagtgtgtgtggggggggctgctTAACCCCTTCCAGCTCTGATGTTGGGGCACACggcacctcccctgccctgccaccccATAACATTCACACTCCTGCTGCAGAACTGCCCCccacatgtgtgcacgcacacacacgcctCACAAGCAAGCCCCACCAAGCCTCTCTGTGCCCCGCCCttagggttgccatcttctggctttccaaatcatTATgtaattggctggaaaataatttctgagcagaagagggactgcacgttttgctccatcactccacttctataagggctagagcttagctttttaaaaaatgaaagctgaaatctgggtgggcaaagcaagctgggtgaggtgcttaaaatccagggggcagggcaactccacacacacacccctcaccttCTCTGGGCTGTAGGCTCCCGGGCCCGGCTTGAGAGTGTTGTCTCCTGGAGGCACATTGCGCGCCAGCATGCTGTATTGGGGCGGGCGGTTCTTGTAGATGCTGGGATCCACCAAGTGGTAGTTGCAGGGCCCTGGGGTCTGCCGCACAAGGAGGGCCAAGGGTCACGACAAGCAGGTCCTTCACCACCCAATACGTCCTCCCCTCCTGGCATCCCCTGGGATCTCCCCTGCCTCGCTGCCCTCTTTGGCCTAAGCGTCTATGAACACAAGGAAGTTGGGAGCGGGACAGCAGGCGCAACCTTGCTCTCTGCACTCTGCTCACAAAGTTGTCCTGAGCAGAATTGAAATTTGCAGCTGAGGCAAGCTTTCCAAGAACTGGCCTTGCTCAGTTAAGGCGATGCACTTTGCAGTTCAGCTCAGCCGAAGGCCAGCTAAAGTAGAGGTTGCAACACCTGAGCTGCTGAATTGAAAAAGAGCCCTTGGAAAGAGCTCCGCCCCTTTGCAGGGGAAAGAAGGTGAACTGTGCTAAACCTGAGTGCCTAAATATTCTTACCCACTGGCCTCACAAACTTTGGCACTGTTGTCACCAGACTAGACTTTACAAACAGAATGGGATAATAAAGATTTGTATTAAAATAAGGATAATTCAAGCAATTGTATTTCGGAATGTGATCTAAGTCATTGGACATATTGAAATAGCTCCTCTAGTTTTCTTGGTTTTGCTTTCATCATGAAGCCACCTCCCAAGCCAGGAGGGAAACCCACCTCTCCCAGAGTCTCATAGCTGGACAGGCCCACCGCTCACCTTGGAGAGGTCCTCGTAAAAGCTTCCAATCATGTTGCGTCCAAAGATGGAGTGGTTGGGAGCTGAGCTCTTGTTGACCACATTGGGCCCCAGCATGGGAGGGAGCCCATAGGCCGCTGGCCCTGGTGTGGAGAGGAGGGAATCAGTGAAAACTCAGAAGCACATAGATAAAAACCAGGAGTTCAAGGCTAGCAGGATTTTCTGCCTCCCTAACCCAGGGAAGTCacctgggagagagagaatgagaagaaCGATCTTTTCtttgggcagccagaaagtctggAAGGGCTTCTGTGAGGCCAGAGGAGACCATGGAGAGTCTCCAGTGGGAAGCGTGGGGGCCTCCGGGCTCAACCGACCCCACTTCCTGCTCCGTGACACACACATCCCGgggtcatgggaacataggaatccGCCATAGACAGagtccctgctaacttagcaaagagacaCCTATTAAAATGGTGggtctcttagatttagcagggggagagcaactggtcctatccagccccagcacagcatccctcaagtggctggtcgtggtgtctaccttatgattccttttagattgtgatccctttgaggacaggcagccatcttattcacgcatttatttttctgtgtaaaccgttttgagaactttggttgaagagcggtatataaatattcagaggaggaggagtcagagcataggtccatctagatcagtatgtctacacagactgctagcggcttctccaaggttgcaggtgggagtctctcccgccttacagtgctcacatgtagtctcccattcagatataagccagggtagaccctgcttagcaaaggggacaggtcatgcttgctaccaccagaccagctctcctccagtcctAACCTTCCACCATGGCCTGCTTCAGCTGCCCTCACTCGTCGTGGCCAGCTACCTTGTCCACAAATGGCTGCAAAGTGGCACAAATAGAATTCTTCTTGGAGAACAGCCTGCAGAGGGGGCTAGACTCCCACCCACAAGATCTGTAGGGGGCCCTGAGCACCGCAGGGCCAGTGATATGCTCAGTGCTGCCTGTAGTTTGGCCCCAAGGCTCTGGCTGTGCCAACCATTTGCAGGCACTAGTCTCTGGGCCTGCCTTCAGAGCTGGGACTGGCCAAAGGTCCATGGGATGGCAGCAGGGAAGACTTTGCTACTCAGCACCTGCAGGCAGTTGCCTAGGATGGCAAGAGGTGCTTTCCCCACTAGTTGCctttcagagatatactgcctctgagcatggaggttccatttagccatcgTGACTAAAAGCTATTGGTAGGTCTGTCCTCCATCgagtccccttttaaagccatctccaGTGGCCTTGAAACACTGGCTTCCTACATTaagtatgcactgtgtgaaggcggacttccttttatcagtcctaaagCTCCTGCCAACCCATTTCATTGGATGGCCCACTGCAGCGTAAGCAGACCTGACAAACCGCAGCcctagttcattttttaaaagttcccgCCCAGAGGGGGATactgctgggctagatggaccgagggcctGATTCAGTGCAAGGCAAGTTCATTTCTTCCTATCCAGCCACTTCAATGGATCCATCACCGAAAGGGGAGCTAAACTGATTCCAGCAAGGGGGGCTAAACTGATTTTTCAGAATacaaggagaaaggggggggaacCATCTCCCGGGCCCTGTTCCACCCTCTTTCCAATCACCTGGTGTATGGTCATCCGCAAACCCCTTTGTCCGTGAAGCCAGGGAGTAGGCGGGAGCGGAGGCGAAGGCCCACCGGCCAGATTTCTCTGGGGAATAGCAacctgtggaaaggaaagaggcaggagtctttccggGCAGAGAATGGGGCCGAACTCACGACGCAGGCTACAGATTGCTTCACAGAACCCGAAAGGGGGTGGACAAGGGCGCCCCTGGCAGGAGAGGAGCTGGGCTGCACGAGGCCTGGGGAGCAGCTGGGCAGGAGCCCGAGACACCCAGTCAGGAGGCCTTGAAGCTCAGTCCTGGGCAGGGTGGAgagagaagcccaaaggcaaagcCCAAAGGAAGGCAGAGACTGGAGAGGGAGATTTGGGCACTAcaggaggaagtggaggagcGGTAGGGTCGCCTTGCCAGCCGCCTCTTGAAACGGCAGCAGGGCACTGAAGCCTCGGGCCCATGGCTTGCCTGCCATCTCTCTATACACTTAgtcgggggttcccaacctgtggtcttccagatgctgtcggactacaactGCCTTCTCTTACGTCTTGTAACCGCATTACAATTTGATGCCCTCTCTCTAtgccttttatgcatttttatgccTTTTACCATTTCTCAGGCATTCAGCCCTTTATGCATTTAGTGTATTATTTACTATCTCTTTACAGAGCATTCTTACCTCTTTTTATGATGCTCCTAATTTTATTCCTACTcctgatttttttcttttatagCTTTTAAATACATGCTTCTGTTATATGCACCCACAGGTGTTTAATAGAATTATAGTCTTATTTTGAATTGCACTTCTACTTTTGGTCACTTGTAGACCTAAGATAGGTTTGTATCTTGTACTTAGTCATTTACCTACAGGCTTTTAACATTTGTCCTTTTATGTAATCAcccttttactttatgctggtctaagaccgtaataaagattgattgattgaactatgggtgggggtggtgggggttgtagtccagcaacatctggaagaccacagACTGGAaatgggaacccct carries:
- the LOC128328554 gene encoding outer dense fiber protein 3-like codes for the protein MSTDVWVGSWRPHRPRGPIAALYSSPGPKYGLPTNVGYQQHDPSRCRAPAYSFGTRRFQEQESCSPGPGYLIPANMTMRGKGGIPAYSIYGRPRDIMAFSTPGPGCYSPEKSGRWAFASAPAYSLASRTKGFADDHTPGPAAYGLPPMLGPNVVNKSSAPNHSIFGRNMIGSFYEDLSKTPGPCNYHLVDPSIYKNRPPQYSMLARNVPPGDNTLKPGPGAYSPEKYIQHRGLTFGIRHSDYVAPLIVDVAE